The genomic interval TTCTGGAAGATCGAAAAGTCGGGACTTGCCCCCTCCTGGCTGCTCGGCAGCATGCATGTCACCGATCCACGCGTGCTGGCCCTGCCGCCGCGCGCCCAGGCCGCCCACGACGGCGCCGATACGATCATCATCGAATCCGACGAGATCCTCGATGAGCGCAAAGCCACCGCCGCCCTGCTCGCAAGGCCCGAACTGACGATGTTCACCGACGGCACGACGATCGACAAGCTGCTCTCGCCCGAGGATTACAAGCGCCTCGAAGCCGGCCTCAAGCAGCGCGGCATTCCGCTCGGCGCCGTCTCCCGCATGCGGCCCTGGATGATCTCGAGCGCCGTTGCCCTCCCGGCTTGCGAGATCGCCCGCAAGGCGAAAGGCGTGAAATTCCTCGACCAGAAGATCGCGGCCGATGCTGCTGCCGAAGGCAAAACAGTCAAGGGACTGGAAACCCTTGCCGAGCAAATCCAGGCCATGGCCGACCTGCCGATCGAATTCCATCTAAAGTCGCTGATCGAAACGCTGGAACTCGGCGACAAGATGAACGACGTCGTCGAAACGATGACCGATCTCTATCTCTCCGGCGATATCGCCATGACCATGCCGATGCTGAAGACCCTAACGCCGGAAGGCGAAGGCGAAACCAGCGACTACGCCGCCTTCGAACAACGTGTCATCCTCGACCGCAACAAGCTGATGGCCGAGCGCGCGGCGCCCATTCTCGACGGCGGCAACGTCTTCATGGCCGTCGGCGCCCTGCATCTGCCCGGTAAGGACGGCGTTATCGAACTGCTGCGCAAGCAGGGCTTTACCGTCAACGCGGTGAACTGAACCTGTCGGCAATCAGCCAAGCGACATGCGGCGCAACACATCGCTTTTCCAACAGACTGAGACTGTAACGCATGACGGACGGCTGCTGAATTCCTGATCTCCGTGGCATCCCGGACTCGGCGATACCAAGTAGAACAGCCGCTTGCCTTCCGGCAAGCGGCTGCGCGCTTCATTACGAAAAATGCAAGTTTTACATATGGATCGGCTTGAAGAAGGTCGCGAGCGCGGCCTCCTTTACGGCTTCCGACATCGTCGGATGGGCGTGGCAGGTGCGGCCGAGATCTTCGGAAGAGCCGCCGAATTCCATCAGCACGGCGATCTCGTGGATCATCTCGCCGGCGCCGAAGCCGACGATATGGCCGCCGAGCACCCGGTCGGTCTCCTTATCGGCGAGGATCTTGACGAAGCCGTCGGTCGCGAGCATCGCACGAGCGCGGCCGTTTGCGGTGAATGGAAACTTTCCGACCTTGTAGGCGACGCCTGCCGCCTTCAGCTCTTCCTCGGTCTTGCCGACCGAAGCGATTTCCGGCTGTGTGTAAACGACGCTCGGAACGACCTCGTAGTTCACATGGCCATGCTGGCCGGCGAGGATTTCAGCGAGCGCCACACCCTCGTCTTCCGCCTTGTGCGCCAGCATCGGGCCCTTGACCACGTCGCCGATCGCATAGATGCCGGCGACATTGGTCTTGAAGTGGTCGTCGATCTCGACGCGGCCGCGATTGTCGAGCGCCACACCGGCTTCTTCTAGCCCGAG from Rhizobium lentis carries:
- a CDS encoding TraB/GumN family protein, with product MTISIGRRTFHLMAPGNLLLWLIAAFHMLLLAALFAALLTARPAMAADESCTGRNLVVELQQNDPTRYAAAVKEAEATPNGQGIFWKIEKSGLAPSWLLGSMHVTDPRVLALPPRAQAAHDGADTIIIESDEILDERKATAALLARPELTMFTDGTTIDKLLSPEDYKRLEAGLKQRGIPLGAVSRMRPWMISSAVALPACEIARKAKGVKFLDQKIAADAAAEGKTVKGLETLAEQIQAMADLPIEFHLKSLIETLELGDKMNDVVETMTDLYLSGDIAMTMPMLKTLTPEGEGETSDYAAFEQRVILDRNKLMAERAAPILDGGNVFMAVGALHLPGKDGVIELLRKQGFTVNAVN